From a region of the Mycobacteroides saopaulense genome:
- a CDS encoding ferredoxin, translated as MNAPDSGVTVVVDQDLCMGSRYCVTQHPDLFGEDADGTAVSLQTERLSPEQARGAAEAAHVCPAAAIEVRRLS; from the coding sequence GTGAACGCTCCGGACAGCGGTGTGACCGTGGTTGTCGATCAGGACCTGTGTATGGGATCCAGGTATTGCGTGACGCAACATCCGGATCTGTTCGGAGAGGATGCCGACGGCACCGCCGTGTCACTGCAGACGGAGAGGCTATCGCCGGAGCAGGCGCGGGGAGCGGCCGAGGCGGCACACGTCTGTCCGGCCGCAGCTATCGAGGTCCGGCGCCTGAGCTAG
- a CDS encoding N-acetylmuramoyl-L-alanine amidase → MTTGASNIRHGDRGPAVTEVREVLAALGFLEDPDEVLATGRHVLVDHFDATLDDAVRAFQQRRGLLVDGIVGPATYRTLKEASYRLGARTLYHQFSAPMYGDDVATLQKRLQDLGFYTGLVDGNFGLQTYNSLMSYQREYGLTADGICGPETLRSFQLLGRHVTGGSAHAIRETEHVRNAGPQLSGKRIVIDPGLGGSDRGVIVPGREGPTSESDILWDLASRLEGRMTAIGMDTYISRAIQNNPTDIERATYANNVGADLMISLRFDSQPTVAASGVASYHFGNLHGSVSTIGHMLADFIQREVTARTGLRDCRAHGRTWDLLRLTRMPTVQVDIGYITSPNDVSVLSAAHYRDVVAESILAAVKRVYLLGKNDRPTGTFTFDELLAHELSAGS, encoded by the coding sequence ATGACGACAGGCGCGTCGAACATTCGCCACGGCGATCGAGGCCCAGCCGTCACCGAGGTGCGCGAGGTACTGGCCGCACTCGGCTTCCTCGAGGACCCCGATGAGGTCTTGGCGACCGGTCGGCATGTGCTGGTGGATCACTTCGACGCGACGCTCGACGACGCCGTACGGGCGTTCCAACAGCGCCGTGGCCTGCTCGTCGACGGCATTGTGGGGCCCGCCACCTATCGCACCCTCAAAGAGGCCTCCTACCGGCTCGGGGCGCGCACGCTTTACCACCAGTTCTCCGCACCGATGTACGGCGACGATGTGGCCACCCTGCAGAAGCGTCTCCAAGATCTGGGGTTCTACACCGGTCTGGTCGACGGCAACTTCGGGCTGCAGACCTACAACTCGCTCATGTCGTACCAGCGGGAGTACGGGCTGACCGCCGATGGCATTTGCGGACCGGAAACGCTGCGCTCCTTCCAGTTGCTGGGCCGTCATGTCACCGGCGGATCCGCGCACGCGATCCGTGAGACCGAACACGTCCGCAACGCCGGCCCGCAGCTGTCGGGCAAGCGGATCGTGATCGACCCCGGTCTGGGGGGCTCCGACCGCGGTGTCATCGTGCCGGGCCGGGAGGGCCCCACCAGCGAATCAGACATCTTGTGGGACTTGGCAAGTCGACTCGAAGGACGGATGACCGCCATCGGGATGGACACCTACATCTCGCGCGCCATCCAGAACAACCCCACCGATATCGAGCGCGCCACCTACGCCAACAACGTCGGTGCCGATCTGATGATCAGTCTGCGCTTCGACTCGCAGCCCACTGTGGCGGCCAGTGGGGTCGCGTCCTACCACTTCGGCAACCTGCACGGCTCGGTATCCACCATCGGACACATGCTGGCCGACTTCATTCAGCGAGAAGTGACGGCGCGCACCGGGTTACGTGACTGCCGAGCTCACGGCCGCACCTGGGACCTGCTGCGTTTGACCCGGATGCCCACCGTGCAGGTCGACATCGGCTACATCACCTCGCCGAACGATGTCTCCGTGCTCAGCGCCGCCCATTACCGCGATGTGGTGGCCGAATCGATTCTGGCCGCGGTCAAGCGTGTGTACCTGCTCGGCAAGAACGATCGGCCCACGGGCACATTCACTTTCGACGAGCTGCTGGCGCACGAATTGTCCGCCGGAAGCTAG
- the trxA gene encoding thioredoxin, which translates to MSDHATVTVTDDSFQDDVVSSNKPVLVDFWATWCGPCKMVAPVLEEIAKDHGDALTIAKLDVDANPETARAFQVTSIPTMILFQNGEATKRIVGAKSKSALLRELDGVV; encoded by the coding sequence ATGAGCGACCACGCGACCGTTACCGTCACCGACGACTCGTTCCAGGACGACGTCGTCTCCAGCAACAAGCCGGTGCTGGTGGATTTCTGGGCGACCTGGTGTGGACCCTGCAAGATGGTGGCCCCCGTACTCGAGGAAATCGCCAAGGATCACGGCGACGCCCTGACCATCGCCAAGCTCGACGTGGACGCCAACCCGGAGACCGCGCGCGCGTTTCAGGTGACCTCGATCCCCACCATGATCCTGTTCCAGAATGGTGAGGCAACCAAGCGCATCGTCGGTGCCAAGAGCAAGTCGGCGTTGCTGCGTGAACTGGACGGAGTGGTCTAA
- a CDS encoding cytochrome P450 — protein sequence MTQAPLSEVTAGVCPIGAPTPTQTRGPAAEGLPRELAGRWGPLPMNPTVREVNEIARTQRRFESVRQDPWWITRGGIPMVSSMARGVGSPALSPPGPVGHPILGSVPEMRREPFEFFRRCAREFGDVYRVPFPLGGSIVVVNHPDYASQVMDDPVGRYSMIGPGQAAMGLIGAAIPMLEGDKFRQRRRMLMPMFGRRHLARVAEVIADEFVRRVDGWERWAGSGRRVDLQHAIAQVTLPAFLRAMFSSSITEREIHETDVDLRTFMSMMASVTLMSPLPNLFPLPGRESAPRSMWRLWRLTRRLIKDRRNNPIETPDLLSLLLEATYDDGSPLSERDLSMELMILMAGGYETVVASLSWTLALLLAHPEHLGRLCAEVDSLNGAVPTPDDLPKLAWAKACFDEGQRLQGHPLNPRFAMEDDVIGGYFIPQYTIVGPSLYSIHRDPRWWTAPDLYDPNRFMDEAAAKDRPRLAFMPFGSGRHHCLGTGMAYMNAQFLLAIIFQRYRLALPEGWEPKHHFNFSVTLDGGLPVVLTTA from the coding sequence ATGACGCAAGCACCGTTGTCCGAGGTCACGGCCGGAGTGTGCCCGATCGGCGCCCCGACGCCGACTCAAACCCGAGGTCCCGCAGCTGAGGGGCTGCCTCGCGAGCTGGCGGGGAGGTGGGGGCCGCTGCCGATGAATCCGACGGTACGTGAGGTCAACGAAATAGCCAGGACTCAAAGAAGATTCGAATCTGTGCGGCAGGACCCGTGGTGGATTACCCGCGGAGGGATTCCGATGGTGTCCAGCATGGCCAGGGGTGTGGGGAGTCCGGCGCTCAGCCCGCCCGGGCCCGTCGGTCACCCCATCCTGGGCAGCGTGCCGGAAATGCGTCGTGAACCGTTCGAGTTCTTTCGGCGCTGTGCCAGGGAATTCGGCGATGTGTATCGGGTGCCTTTCCCGCTCGGCGGCAGCATCGTGGTGGTGAATCACCCGGACTATGCCAGCCAGGTTATGGACGATCCGGTGGGCCGATACAGCATGATCGGGCCGGGCCAGGCGGCGATGGGCTTGATTGGCGCGGCAATTCCGATGCTGGAGGGGGACAAGTTCCGGCAGCGGCGCCGGATGCTGATGCCGATGTTCGGCCGGCGGCACCTGGCACGGGTGGCGGAGGTCATCGCGGACGAGTTTGTGCGGCGAGTCGACGGATGGGAGCGCTGGGCCGGCAGCGGTCGGCGGGTAGACCTGCAGCATGCCATCGCACAGGTGACCCTGCCCGCCTTTCTCCGCGCGATGTTCTCGTCTTCCATCACCGAGCGGGAGATCCACGAAACAGACGTCGATCTAAGGACTTTCATGTCCATGATGGCATCGGTGACGTTGATGAGCCCACTGCCGAATCTTTTCCCCCTACCCGGACGGGAGTCCGCGCCACGGTCCATGTGGAGGCTGTGGCGGTTGACCCGGCGGCTGATCAAGGACCGCCGGAATAATCCGATCGAGACGCCCGACTTGTTGAGTCTGCTGTTGGAGGCCACCTACGACGACGGAAGCCCGCTGTCGGAGCGAGATCTCAGCATGGAGTTGATGATCCTCATGGCGGGCGGCTACGAGACGGTGGTGGCATCGCTTTCATGGACGCTCGCCCTGCTGCTTGCACACCCCGAACATCTCGGGCGCCTGTGCGCCGAGGTGGACTCTTTGAACGGTGCGGTGCCGACGCCGGACGACTTGCCCAAATTGGCTTGGGCCAAGGCATGTTTCGACGAGGGGCAAAGGCTACAGGGGCATCCGCTCAATCCCCGGTTCGCCATGGAAGATGACGTGATAGGCGGATACTTCATCCCGCAGTACACCATCGTGGGACCCTCGCTGTACTCCATCCATCGCGATCCGCGGTGGTGGACGGCCCCCGATTTGTATGATCCGAACCGCTTTATGGATGAGGCAGCGGCCAAAGACCGTCCACGGTTGGCCTTCATGCCATTTGGATCGGGCAGGCACCACTGCCTGGGCACGGGCATGGCATACATGAACGCGCAGTTCTTACTGGCGATCATCTTCCAGCGGTACCGCTTGGCATTACCCGAGGGCTGGGAACCTAAGCATCACTTCAATTTCTCGGTGACCCTCGACGGCGGCCTGCCTGTCGTGCTGACGACGGCGTGA
- a CDS encoding MBL fold metallo-hydrolase, which yields MPGNRSLTGIPALNSAFSAAVKTFTVGDATITQLTERDVWPIAPRHWYPDLTDQQLAFVRETYAPAAVSADGAELIFAIHNYVIELGGTVIVVDTCSGNHKNRPLFPDLHMLDTDYLAHLHQAGHAPGDVDIVINTHLHLDHCGWNTQLTRGQWQPTFANATYLFHATELEYIQAQWESAPAEQWADNGGWVYQDSILPVLEHASHDVVESGQLLHGNGSTQVSVLGAAGHTPGHLAIEVRSPDAGVIIAGDTLHHPMQAQFPELPFYADADASTAAVTRQSLLGRCADEGLKLLAAHFPPHLPLGVRRDGAGFRWVD from the coding sequence ATGCCGGGGAATCGCTCCCTGACGGGAATACCCGCCCTCAACTCCGCGTTTTCCGCCGCTGTGAAGACTTTCACCGTCGGCGATGCGACCATTACTCAGCTCACCGAACGGGATGTGTGGCCCATCGCGCCACGTCACTGGTATCCAGACCTCACCGACCAACAGCTCGCATTCGTTCGCGAGACATACGCACCCGCCGCCGTCTCCGCAGACGGTGCGGAGCTGATCTTCGCGATCCACAACTACGTCATCGAACTCGGCGGCACGGTGATCGTGGTCGACACCTGCTCGGGCAATCACAAGAACAGGCCGCTCTTTCCCGACCTGCACATGCTCGATACCGATTACCTCGCACATCTCCATCAGGCTGGACACGCTCCCGGCGACGTCGACATCGTCATCAACACCCACCTGCATCTGGACCACTGCGGGTGGAACACCCAGCTGACGCGCGGACAGTGGCAACCCACCTTTGCCAACGCTACCTATCTCTTCCATGCCACGGAGCTCGAATACATTCAGGCCCAATGGGAATCGGCGCCCGCAGAACAATGGGCGGACAACGGCGGTTGGGTCTACCAGGACAGCATCCTGCCGGTCCTGGAACACGCCTCGCACGACGTCGTCGAGTCCGGGCAGCTGCTTCACGGCAATGGCTCCACCCAGGTCAGCGTCCTGGGCGCCGCGGGCCACACTCCCGGACACCTCGCCATCGAAGTGCGCTCTCCGGATGCCGGGGTGATCATCGCCGGTGACACATTGCACCACCCCATGCAGGCGCAATTCCCCGAACTACCGTTCTACGCCGACGCCGACGCATCGACAGCCGCCGTGACGCGACAATCACTGCTCGGGCGCTGCGCCGATGAAGGGCTCAAACTTCTCGCTGCCCATTTCCCACCACACCTGCCGCTCGGTGTCCGTCGCGACGGCGCTGGGTTTCGGTGGGTGGACTAG
- a CDS encoding TetR/AcrR family transcriptional regulator has protein sequence MEDPSGPPIRMADRQRARRSELVKEEVVEAALAEFSERGYHQTSIAHIAERLGTGHSMFYRYFTNKRDILEHVVQHATQRTIETLSHTLPGRITSLDEFHDFAVNLGLAYIELVVADPRLSRLLLQQGAAVDAEMTAQFCGVFDAGASVLAGLLRDGIESGYVRADIDVEAVADSVAGIPLGILARYGHEPDQDILASRVRATAALVCRGIAP, from the coding sequence ATGGAGGATCCCTCGGGACCACCGATCCGAATGGCGGATCGGCAGCGCGCTCGGCGCAGTGAGCTCGTCAAGGAAGAGGTCGTCGAGGCCGCGCTCGCCGAGTTCTCCGAGCGCGGCTATCACCAGACCTCGATCGCGCACATTGCCGAACGGCTCGGCACGGGCCACTCGATGTTCTACCGATACTTCACGAACAAGCGCGACATCCTGGAACACGTGGTCCAGCACGCCACGCAACGAACCATCGAAACGCTCAGCCACACGTTGCCGGGCCGCATCACGTCACTGGACGAATTCCACGATTTCGCGGTGAATCTCGGCCTCGCCTACATCGAGCTGGTAGTCGCTGACCCGCGGCTTTCCCGTCTGCTGCTGCAGCAGGGAGCTGCGGTCGATGCGGAGATGACCGCACAGTTCTGTGGCGTATTCGACGCCGGCGCTTCGGTTCTCGCGGGTCTATTGCGCGACGGGATCGAATCCGGTTACGTCCGTGCCGATATCGATGTCGAGGCCGTGGCGGATTCGGTGGCCGGCATTCCACTGGGCATCCTCGCCCGCTACGGACACGAGCCCGATCAGGACATCCTGGCCTCGAGGGTGCGGGCCACCGCCGCTCTCGTATGCCGGGGAATCGCTCCCTGA